In one Chitinophaga sancti genomic region, the following are encoded:
- a CDS encoding DUF4832 domain-containing protein yields the protein MRAICLLFPVILVAGSCDKTSGGENNVGKDSTTITYTASTEDFTNPERGFYRYSETTVDNFTALDAGTLATYKSGTMPSGGTFSVMSTLVFRYFIMSGYTGKALPAAFLTNLSKDFATARAAGIKLIPRFTYTISVTAGTCSEGWICTPYGDAPKSIVLSHIAQLKPILQANADVIATLQLGFIGVWGENFYTDYFGDASSNGQKQLLDQNWKDRSEVLKAMLDALPQDRMVQIRLPQLKQKFVYGASALPTASAMTAEEAASGTDKARIGYHNDCFLSSANDYGTFADYGSSSSTPVEATTAMRNFTSMDSKYVVVGGETCSDEYSPQNDCEPTGHAEQEFSDMHYSFLNADYNAAVNNDWQTGGCLDNIKRKLGYRLVLKDASFLSSTDSLAATIHLQNVGYAAPYNPRPVQLLLRNMATKKIDSLTFITEVRKWVTGDVTLRQSFKLPSGMPAGTYELLLNLPDGYNSLRNMPAYSIRLANNNVWESTTGYNNLNHKITIQ from the coding sequence ATGAGGGCGATATGTTTATTATTCCCCGTTATACTGGTGGCCGGATCCTGTGATAAAACCAGCGGAGGAGAAAATAATGTGGGCAAGGATAGTACCACCATTACCTATACTGCCAGCACAGAAGATTTTACAAATCCCGAGAGGGGTTTTTATCGGTATTCTGAAACCACGGTTGATAATTTCACGGCACTGGATGCGGGTACCTTAGCCACTTACAAGAGTGGTACAATGCCTTCGGGTGGTACATTCAGTGTGATGAGTACATTGGTATTCCGTTATTTTATTATGAGCGGGTATACAGGCAAAGCATTGCCGGCAGCATTTCTGACCAATCTTAGCAAAGACTTTGCAACCGCACGTGCAGCGGGTATAAAACTGATACCAAGGTTTACGTATACGATCAGTGTCACAGCGGGTACCTGTTCAGAGGGCTGGATTTGCACGCCTTATGGAGATGCGCCGAAGAGTATCGTGTTAAGTCATATCGCACAGCTGAAACCTATCCTGCAGGCAAATGCAGATGTGATAGCCACCCTGCAGTTAGGATTTATAGGTGTATGGGGTGAGAATTTTTACACCGACTATTTTGGCGATGCATCTTCGAATGGGCAGAAACAATTGCTGGATCAGAACTGGAAGGATAGATCAGAAGTATTAAAGGCGATGCTGGATGCATTGCCACAGGATAGAATGGTGCAGATCCGTTTACCACAGCTGAAGCAGAAATTTGTATATGGCGCGAGTGCATTACCTACAGCCAGTGCAATGACTGCAGAAGAAGCGGCTAGCGGCACAGACAAGGCAAGAATTGGGTATCATAATGACTGTTTCCTGTCCAGCGCAAATGATTACGGCACCTTTGCAGATTATGGCAGTTCATCTTCCACACCTGTAGAAGCGACAACAGCTATGCGCAATTTCACTTCCATGGATAGTAAGTATGTGGTAGTAGGAGGGGAGACCTGTAGTGATGAATATAGTCCGCAAAATGATTGCGAACCTACGGGTCATGCAGAGCAGGAGTTCAGTGACATGCACTATAGTTTCCTGAATGCAGATTATAATGCAGCCGTCAACAATGACTGGCAAACGGGTGGATGCCTGGATAATATCAAGCGTAAATTAGGATACAGGCTGGTATTGAAAGATGCAAGTTTTTTATCCTCTACAGATTCATTAGCAGCTACTATCCACCTACAGAATGTGGGTTATGCGGCACCTTACAATCCACGGCCGGTGCAGTTATTATTGCGTAATATGGCAACGAAGAAAATAGATTCGCTCACCTTTATCACAGAAGTGCGTAAATGGGTAACTGGTGATGTGACGTTGAGACAATCTTTTAAATTACCTTCGGGTATGCCAGCGGGTACCTATGAGTTATTGCTGAATTTACCGGATGGATATAATTCGCTGCGCAATATGCCTGCTTATAGTATTCGCCTGGCAAATAACAATGTTTGGGAATCCACAACAGGTTACAATAACCTGAACCATAAGATCACAATTCAATAA
- a CDS encoding outer membrane beta-barrel family protein, whose amino-acid sequence MRPTFAIFITLLSFVQVYGQDTTKPKQVQLKAIEVTSKKPLLEQNIDRTVVNVDAMISAASSNTLEVLNKTPGVTVDQNGNINLNGKGVLVLINGRTTYMSGQDLANYLKGLPGSTLDKIELMDAPPAKYDAGGGAVINLRLKKSTILGLTGNISLSANQGIYARTYDNINLNYNYKKMNWFGSLSYSRDASYDEDKTNRKYFTNDLDVYLVSHIRGRSNTKGLRLGMDYNVSAKTVIGFEINGQQRPSIYTRDYTSKTNTDSSSTGFTYSDASWKNFSSNMNFLHRFNDKGHELSADASYITYNNHDLQDLNNDSYFFHYNLLSDMKIFAAKADYVHPIGIEAGVKSSFVKNNYDSRYLNEKIMQVDSNSNHFIYDENINAAYINARKQWKRWGAQAGLRIENTNLRGKQPGNTAIAPSLFHRSYTQAFPTVFISYKLDSAGNHTLSWNLGRRVNRPNYQQLNPFVAFENSYTYATGNPNLRPQTNYRTELKYQYKQWLGLGVQYNWFKDIIFTLSDVVDNIYISKPQNVAKGYIAMVLLNLSLHPAKWWDLNVNIMAGGMKLNGQAYAAPMNYGTYSARVRLYNQFNLSHGWSAEASGDYSGRNVNGQDVINPRYIMYAGIQKKFWNNQATLKLNAEDIFHSAGQNDHSEGVKDSYYTHRGIFDSQKIGLAFTYRFGRETFARKRNHSDNTADQEQERAK is encoded by the coding sequence ATGAGACCCACATTCGCCATCTTTATCACCCTTCTCTCCTTCGTCCAGGTATATGGACAGGATACCACCAAACCTAAACAGGTACAGCTTAAAGCCATTGAGGTAACCAGTAAAAAACCTTTGCTGGAACAGAATATCGACAGAACCGTTGTAAATGTGGATGCTATGATCAGCGCTGCCAGCAGTAATACCCTGGAAGTGCTGAATAAAACACCCGGCGTAACTGTAGACCAAAATGGCAACATCAACCTGAACGGCAAAGGTGTATTGGTGTTAATCAATGGCAGGACCACCTATATGTCTGGCCAGGATCTGGCTAACTACCTGAAAGGCCTACCCGGCAGCACCCTCGACAAAATAGAACTGATGGATGCCCCTCCCGCTAAATACGATGCGGGTGGTGGTGCTGTCATTAATCTAAGATTAAAGAAAAGTACCATCCTGGGCCTTACCGGCAATATTTCCCTGAGCGCTAACCAGGGGATCTATGCAAGAACCTACGACAACATCAACCTTAATTACAATTATAAAAAGATGAACTGGTTTGGTAGCCTGAGCTATAGCAGGGATGCTTCTTATGACGAAGATAAAACCAACAGGAAATATTTTACCAATGACCTGGATGTATATCTCGTTTCGCATATAAGAGGCAGGTCCAATACCAAAGGCCTTAGACTGGGAATGGACTATAATGTGAGTGCTAAAACAGTGATCGGCTTTGAGATAAACGGACAGCAAAGACCAAGTATTTATACCAGGGATTATACCAGTAAAACCAATACTGACAGCAGCAGTACAGGCTTTACCTATAGCGATGCCTCCTGGAAAAACTTCAGCAGTAATATGAATTTCCTGCACCGCTTCAATGATAAAGGACATGAACTCTCTGCTGATGCCAGTTATATTACTTATAATAACCATGATCTCCAGGACCTGAATAATGACAGTTATTTCTTTCATTACAATTTACTTTCCGACATGAAGATCTTCGCGGCCAAGGCAGATTACGTGCACCCCATTGGTATCGAGGCAGGTGTAAAATCCAGTTTTGTAAAGAATAATTACGATTCCCGGTATTTGAATGAAAAGATCATGCAGGTGGATAGTAATTCCAATCACTTCATTTATGATGAGAACATTAATGCGGCCTATATCAATGCCAGAAAGCAATGGAAACGCTGGGGCGCACAGGCAGGATTGAGAATAGAAAATACCAACCTTAGGGGCAAACAACCGGGTAATACTGCCATTGCGCCTTCCCTCTTTCATCGGAGTTATACACAGGCATTCCCTACTGTATTCATCAGTTATAAACTGGATAGCGCAGGCAATCATACCCTGAGCTGGAATCTTGGCAGAAGAGTGAACAGGCCCAATTATCAACAATTAAATCCATTTGTCGCCTTTGAGAATAGTTATACTTATGCAACAGGTAATCCTAACTTACGTCCACAAACGAATTACAGAACTGAATTAAAGTATCAGTACAAGCAATGGCTGGGCCTGGGTGTACAATACAACTGGTTCAAGGATATCATCTTTACACTGAGTGATGTGGTAGACAATATTTACATTTCCAAACCTCAGAATGTGGCCAAAGGATACATCGCTATGGTACTGTTGAACCTCAGCCTGCACCCTGCTAAATGGTGGGATCTGAATGTGAATATCATGGCTGGTGGTATGAAACTGAATGGACAGGCCTATGCTGCCCCTATGAATTACGGCACATACTCAGCCAGGGTACGATTGTACAACCAGTTTAATTTATCACACGGATGGAGTGCAGAGGCAAGTGGTGATTATTCAGGCAGGAATGTAAACGGACAGGATGTAATTAACCCAAGGTATATTATGTACGCAGGTATTCAGAAGAAATTCTGGAATAACCAGGCTACCCTGAAATTGAATGCCGAAGACATCTTCCATTCAGCCGGACAAAACGATCATTCTGAGGGGGTGAAAGATAGTTACTATACACATAGGGGGATCTTTGATTCTCAAAAAATAGGCTTAGCTTTTACCTATCGCTTTGGCAGAGAAACGTTTGCACGTAAACGGAATCATAGTGATAATACTGCTGACCAGGAACAGGAAAGAGCAAAGTGA
- a CDS encoding acyltransferase family protein has translation MIKSSGRLLSLDVMRGIIMILLAGESCRVYDSLHEVWPNAFIVQFFHHPWHGIHFWDLVQPAFMFMAGTAMYISYESKLRKGLSWSQNFKHILIRSLKLFICGVGLHCIYAGKPVWELWNVLTQLAFTSIIAYLFIRNSFTVQVIVGLLLIILNDVLYRTILVPGFDQPFVEYHNFGAYMDTVLMGKINTDGWVAINIIPTAAHTLWGMAAGKLLTTSRTGTQKTMTLVVAGVAGLILGFAADWLEISPIIKRIATAGFVLASAGWVLLILSFLYWWIDIKEHSKYTWVAVVVGMNAIFIYLFFETVGAQWVNGVVGIFVPFKVLAALVTWGLEWGLCYWLYKRSIFFKL, from the coding sequence ATGATAAAATCTTCCGGACGTTTATTATCACTGGATGTAATGCGGGGAATCATCATGATCTTGTTGGCAGGAGAGAGCTGCCGGGTCTATGATAGTCTGCATGAAGTGTGGCCGAATGCCTTCATCGTGCAGTTTTTTCATCATCCCTGGCATGGCATTCATTTCTGGGATTTGGTACAGCCGGCCTTTATGTTTATGGCGGGTACAGCGATGTATATTTCTTATGAGAGCAAGCTGAGAAAAGGGCTAAGCTGGTCGCAGAATTTTAAGCATATCCTGATACGGAGTCTGAAGCTTTTTATCTGTGGGGTAGGCTTGCATTGCATTTATGCAGGGAAACCCGTATGGGAGTTATGGAATGTACTGACCCAATTAGCATTTACGAGCATCATCGCCTACCTGTTTATCCGCAATTCCTTTACGGTACAGGTCATTGTCGGATTATTATTGATTATCCTCAATGATGTATTGTACAGAACTATTTTAGTGCCGGGCTTTGATCAGCCTTTTGTGGAGTACCACAATTTCGGCGCATATATGGATACGGTCTTAATGGGGAAGATCAATACAGATGGCTGGGTGGCGATCAATATTATCCCAACGGCGGCGCATACCCTGTGGGGAATGGCAGCAGGAAAATTACTGACTACTTCCCGTACAGGTACGCAGAAGACCATGACCCTTGTAGTGGCGGGTGTGGCAGGCTTGATATTAGGTTTTGCGGCAGACTGGTTAGAGATATCCCCGATTATCAAAAGGATTGCAACAGCAGGATTTGTATTGGCATCAGCGGGATGGGTCTTATTGATCTTATCTTTTCTGTATTGGTGGATTGATATTAAGGAGCACAGTAAATACACCTGGGTCGCAGTAGTCGTGGGCATGAATGCGATCTTCATCTATTTGTTCTTTGAAACGGTAGGCGCGCAATGGGTGAACGGAGTAGTGGGGATCTTTGTGCCTTTCAAGGTGTTGGCGGCTTTGGTTACCTGGGGCCTGGAATGGGGATTGTGTTACTGGTTGTATAAGCGGAGTATCTTTTTTAAATTATAA
- a CDS encoding helix-turn-helix domain-containing protein, with the protein MDTFNLPMDLVPENDNVHIVAYQSSANVVKNKITMHSNLFSFLLEGVKTTFYADKSAQIDPSQFVLLSCGNCIMSEKNAPENGIYRSVLLFFDNKILSDFFIRYPGLPQVHLEQGAAIPEQAFITFHLDPFLRNFLHSLELMLAGGRPISRAMRVLKFEELMLYMVDKYPQQVLSLRTANREEYDFRQAVEAHIENNITIDELAFLCNMSTSTFKRRFAKVYGIAPSKWYLQKRMEMAATLLLNNREKPSDVYHKVGYENHSSFSQSFKQVFGLTPSEYQQQKMTAWQ; encoded by the coding sequence ATGGATACGTTCAACCTGCCAATGGACCTGGTACCGGAAAATGACAATGTGCATATCGTCGCTTATCAGTCTTCAGCGAATGTGGTGAAGAATAAGATCACGATGCATTCGAATCTCTTTAGTTTTCTGCTGGAAGGGGTAAAAACGACCTTTTATGCGGATAAGAGCGCGCAGATTGATCCATCTCAGTTTGTGCTGCTATCTTGTGGTAATTGCATCATGAGCGAGAAAAATGCACCCGAAAATGGCATTTACCGCAGTGTCCTTCTTTTCTTCGACAACAAGATCCTCTCTGACTTCTTTATCAGGTATCCAGGTCTACCACAAGTCCACCTTGAACAGGGCGCTGCTATACCGGAACAAGCTTTTATCACTTTTCACCTGGATCCTTTTTTACGCAACTTCCTGCATTCCCTGGAACTGATGCTGGCAGGCGGCCGGCCTATATCAAGGGCGATGCGGGTACTGAAATTCGAAGAACTGATGCTGTATATGGTGGACAAATATCCGCAGCAGGTACTCAGTCTCCGCACTGCCAACAGGGAGGAATACGATTTTCGTCAGGCGGTGGAGGCGCATATAGAGAACAATATCACCATCGATGAACTGGCATTCCTTTGTAATATGAGTACCTCTACTTTCAAGCGCCGTTTTGCGAAGGTCTATGGCATAGCACCGAGTAAATGGTATTTACAGAAGAGAATGGAAATGGCGGCAACCTTATTATTGAATAACCGCGAGAAACCCAGTGATGTATACCATAAAGTAGGTTACGAGAATCATTCCAGCTTTAGTCAATCCTTTAAACAGGTTTTTGGTTTAACTCCCAGTGAATACCAGCAACAGAAAATGACCGCCTGGCAATAA
- a CDS encoding DinB family protein, with the protein MITTKPQPGEYVEQQMNYIKQVGDAPVQQLILELKDKGYDFYTSIPEEKGNYAYAPGKWTIREVIGHIIDTERIFGYRLLAFIRGEQQGLPGFDQDDYVATSQAIERTIKDLAEEMKLVRTANYYLVRNLTEEQGAIKGISAGNPISVRTILYIMAGHELHHLQILKERYL; encoded by the coding sequence ATGATAACAACCAAACCACAACCAGGAGAATACGTTGAACAACAGATGAACTATATTAAACAGGTAGGAGATGCCCCTGTACAACAGCTAATCCTGGAACTCAAAGACAAGGGATATGACTTTTACACCAGCATCCCGGAAGAGAAGGGAAACTATGCCTATGCACCAGGAAAATGGACCATCAGGGAAGTAATAGGGCACATTATAGATACGGAAAGAATCTTTGGATATCGCCTGCTTGCCTTTATCAGGGGTGAGCAACAGGGCTTACCTGGTTTTGATCAGGATGATTATGTAGCCACTTCCCAGGCAATTGAAAGAACGATTAAGGATCTTGCTGAAGAAATGAAATTAGTCCGCACAGCAAATTACTACCTGGTCCGTAACCTGACTGAGGAGCAAGGTGCGATCAAAGGAATTTCTGCAGGTAATCCTATTTCGGTAAGAACCATCCTGTATATTATGGCTGGTCATGAATTACACCACCTACAGATCCTGAAAGAACGATATTTATAA
- a CDS encoding M949_RS01915 family surface polysaccharide biosynthesis protein — protein sequence MKHIITTLFALVFCINGHSQTKILLREEMEKLFPEDVQQQLGFKSQIRLVYSFADKNGSYYLPICESFDGMGDDDSLHSKIRGVNLKYENGQFVKQWEMNDHILTTQYEESIWFYTKYVTIKDLDGDGEVDPVLVYGSSAANGKSDGRMKILVYYKGKKVAIRHQNSEFDGGRTTDVDVEFYELPAKVQGFVKGLMKRLADDGQVIYATDWVQKMNQKKTSIQ from the coding sequence ATGAAGCATATTATTACTACATTGTTTGCCCTGGTTTTTTGTATAAATGGGCATAGCCAAACAAAGATTTTGCTGAGAGAGGAGATGGAGAAATTGTTTCCGGAGGATGTACAGCAGCAGCTGGGATTCAAGTCTCAGATAAGGTTGGTGTATAGTTTTGCAGATAAGAACGGGAGTTATTATCTGCCGATTTGCGAGAGTTTTGATGGGATGGGTGACGACGATAGTTTGCACTCGAAGATAAGAGGAGTGAATTTGAAATATGAGAACGGGCAGTTTGTGAAGCAATGGGAGATGAATGATCATATACTGACTACGCAATATGAGGAGAGTATATGGTTCTATACGAAGTATGTAACGATCAAAGACCTGGATGGAGATGGAGAGGTGGATCCTGTGTTGGTGTATGGGAGTTCGGCGGCAAATGGGAAGAGTGATGGACGCATGAAGATCCTGGTGTATTATAAGGGGAAGAAGGTAGCAATCAGGCATCAGAATTCAGAGTTTGATGGCGGCAGGACGACAGATGTGGATGTGGAGTTTTATGAATTGCCGGCGAAGGTGCAGGGCTTTGTGAAAGGGTTGATGAAAAGGCTGGCGGATGATGGCCAGGTGATTTACGCAACGGATTGGGTACAGAAAATGAATCAAAAAAAGACATCTATTCAATAG
- a CDS encoding YbhB/YbcL family Raf kinase inhibitor-like protein, translating into MKKLSTLLVLAIFAIQAQAQTFTLKSSDLGGQFSNKQYFNGMGYTGENQSPALSWENAPAGTKAFAVTMYDFDAPTGSGFWHWVVYNIPADVKEIKAGAGNPAKQLLPAGTVQGMTDFGQPGYGGPAPVPGLPHMYLITVYALKSPLTLDKGATAAYVGFNLNMTMLGKASIVAYAQHP; encoded by the coding sequence ATGAAGAAATTAAGCACCTTATTAGTATTGGCTATTTTCGCCATCCAGGCGCAGGCACAGACCTTTACCTTAAAGAGTAGTGACCTGGGGGGGCAGTTTTCTAACAAACAGTATTTCAATGGCATGGGCTATACAGGTGAAAACCAGTCTCCGGCACTGTCATGGGAGAATGCACCTGCTGGTACCAAGGCTTTTGCAGTAACCATGTATGATTTTGATGCGCCAACAGGTAGTGGGTTCTGGCATTGGGTGGTTTATAATATTCCTGCAGATGTAAAGGAGATCAAAGCAGGTGCGGGTAATCCTGCAAAACAATTATTGCCGGCTGGTACAGTGCAGGGAATGACGGATTTTGGTCAGCCAGGTTATGGTGGTCCTGCACCTGTTCCGGGTTTGCCACATATGTACCTGATTACCGTGTATGCATTAAAGAGCCCCCTGACATTGGACAAAGGTGCGACAGCAGCGTATGTTGGGTTTAATTTAAATATGACCATGCTGGGTAAAGCATCTATTGTAGCTTACGCACAGCACCCATAA
- a CDS encoding TIGR02117 family protein, with protein MKRVLKIILFTILTPIALLALYLFAAWGLSRITVSAEPSGDNNIPMYILTNGVHTDLVVPVRSAQIDWSKSVLFENTIGRDTAAQWIAFGWGDKGFYLETPTWADLKFSTAFKAATGLSTAAIHATYYRNLREGNDCIRTSIDSAKYARLIAYIQESFRRDANGQILHIVTNANYGRSDAFYEAKGSYSLFHTCNTWANNGLKACGQRACLWTPFDKGIFYQYGK; from the coding sequence ATGAAGAGAGTACTGAAGATCATCTTATTTACCATCCTTACACCTATTGCACTCCTTGCACTATACCTGTTTGCTGCCTGGGGCCTATCCAGGATTACAGTATCTGCCGAACCATCAGGGGATAACAATATTCCAATGTACATCCTTACTAATGGGGTGCATACTGATTTGGTAGTGCCGGTCAGGAGCGCCCAGATCGACTGGAGCAAAAGTGTATTATTCGAAAATACGATCGGGAGGGATACTGCCGCCCAATGGATCGCTTTTGGCTGGGGAGACAAGGGCTTTTACCTGGAAACGCCGACCTGGGCAGACCTGAAGTTCAGCACGGCTTTTAAAGCTGCTACAGGGCTAAGTACAGCCGCCATTCATGCGACTTATTACCGCAATCTCCGCGAAGGCAATGATTGTATTCGTACCAGTATTGACAGCGCTAAATATGCGCGCCTGATAGCATATATACAGGAGAGTTTTAGGAGGGATGCCAATGGACAGATCCTACACATCGTCACAAATGCCAACTATGGCCGGAGTGATGCCTTTTATGAAGCGAAAGGCAGTTACAGTCTTTTTCATACCTGCAATACCTGGGCAAACAACGGCCTCAAAGCATGTGGACAACGTGCCTGCCTCTGGACGCCTTTTGATAAAGGTATCTTTTATCAATACGGGAAATAA
- a CDS encoding MBOAT family O-acyltransferase, producing MLFNSLEFAIFLPIVFFLYWFAGKGNTRLQNIIILFASLFFYGCWDYRFLFLLSFSILLDFYSGIKISEATTPRSKKLWLITSITINLGFLLFFKYYNFFVQSFADMLLNFGLQANVWTLRIILPVGISFYTFHGLSYVIDIYKGRSAPTRNLIDYSVFVSFFPLLVAGPIERASHLLPQVQQPRTFTFEKASDGLRQILWGLFKKIVIADVSAMYANEIFSSNANLHASTRVLGAILFAFQIYGDFSGYSDIALGTARLLGFELLKNFNYPYFSRDIAEFWRRWHISLSSWFKDYVYIPLGGSRGGKLQAVRNTFIIFLLSGFWHGANWTFIFWGGLNAVYFLPLLLFNRNRNNIEIVAKGQTLPSFRELTAMLITFAQVTFAWIFFRAESLGYAFHYIKGMFSKTLLSTPEVFPKTQLVIIAIFLVIEWMGREQPYAIAGMTVQIPRPVRWSFYFMIIFAIVIFKGSPQQFIYFQF from the coding sequence ATGCTATTTAACTCCTTAGAGTTTGCAATCTTTCTTCCAATAGTATTTTTCCTTTATTGGTTCGCAGGAAAGGGAAATACCAGGCTACAGAACATAATCATCTTATTTGCCAGCCTCTTCTTTTATGGCTGCTGGGATTATCGTTTTCTTTTCCTGCTATCTTTTTCGATATTACTGGACTTTTACAGTGGTATCAAAATCAGTGAAGCCACTACTCCCCGCTCGAAAAAGTTATGGCTGATCACCAGTATCACCATTAATCTCGGCTTCCTGCTCTTCTTCAAATACTATAATTTCTTTGTGCAGTCCTTTGCGGATATGCTCCTCAATTTTGGTTTGCAGGCAAACGTATGGACGCTCAGGATCATCCTTCCTGTAGGTATTTCGTTTTATACTTTCCATGGGCTTTCATACGTCATTGATATCTATAAAGGAAGAAGTGCACCTACCAGGAACCTGATTGATTACTCGGTGTTTGTGAGCTTCTTTCCCCTGCTGGTAGCAGGTCCTATTGAAAGGGCCTCGCATCTGCTGCCACAGGTACAGCAACCCAGGACGTTTACTTTCGAAAAGGCCAGCGATGGCTTAAGACAAATTCTATGGGGGCTTTTTAAGAAGATTGTGATTGCAGATGTGAGTGCAATGTATGCCAATGAAATTTTCTCTTCCAATGCGAACCTCCATGCAAGTACACGGGTACTGGGCGCTATCCTCTTTGCCTTCCAGATCTATGGCGATTTCTCCGGTTATTCTGACATTGCATTGGGTACCGCCCGCTTACTGGGCTTTGAGCTCTTAAAGAACTTTAACTATCCATACTTTTCGCGGGATATTGCTGAATTCTGGAGAAGATGGCATATCTCCCTTTCTTCCTGGTTTAAGGATTATGTATACATTCCCCTGGGAGGAAGCCGGGGCGGCAAGCTGCAAGCCGTACGCAATACCTTTATCATCTTCCTGCTCAGCGGATTCTGGCATGGTGCCAACTGGACCTTTATTTTCTGGGGAGGATTGAATGCAGTATATTTTTTACCATTACTACTATTTAACAGGAACAGGAATAATATAGAGATCGTTGCCAAAGGGCAAACGCTTCCCTCTTTCAGAGAACTGACCGCGATGCTCATCACTTTTGCACAGGTCACATTTGCCTGGATCTTTTTCAGGGCAGAAAGTCTCGGTTATGCATTTCATTACATAAAAGGGATGTTTAGTAAAACCCTGCTGAGCACTCCAGAGGTTTTTCCAAAAACACAGTTAGTGATCATTGCCATATTTCTTGTCATTGAATGGATGGGGAGAGAACAACCATATGCTATTGCAGGCATGACTGTACAAATACCAAGGCCAGTAAGATGGTCCTTCTATTTCATGATCATCTTTGCGATTGTCATATTCAAAGGTTCTCCTCAACAGTTCATTTATTTCCAGTTTTAG
- a CDS encoding PKD domain-containing protein has translation MMIALILLVVAGACKKDKSSASADLFYEVVINGYNVTFTNQTTGATSYKWDFGDGESSTEASPVHAYPGKGKYVPTLYAYTSDGRVTEGSTVVNIAKTSPIKLDDNSLADWDTISTFVVTPAASETYFKKAKFDYDANYIYCYFEVKSTKAANDIFDIYLDSDNNPGVGYATGTFLDAGMDVLIEGTLLDPSTVPPAMYNYAGTNNSWNWNDSGASEFYLIGSTQQDGTTLKYEMRFSRNKIKNLPASTGFRIGIQASKNDWSVTYGSLPGSGVAAYQVVFE, from the coding sequence ATGATGATAGCTCTGATACTGCTGGTAGTAGCAGGAGCCTGTAAGAAAGATAAAAGCTCAGCATCTGCTGATTTGTTTTATGAAGTGGTGATAAATGGTTACAATGTGACATTCACCAATCAAACTACCGGTGCCACCTCTTACAAATGGGATTTCGGTGATGGTGAATCATCTACCGAAGCCAGCCCGGTACACGCCTATCCTGGCAAAGGAAAGTACGTACCTACCCTGTATGCTTATACCAGTGATGGTAGGGTGACAGAGGGTTCTACCGTCGTGAATATCGCGAAGACATCGCCTATAAAACTGGATGATAATAGCCTGGCAGACTGGGATACCATCTCTACATTTGTAGTGACGCCTGCTGCATCGGAAACCTACTTTAAGAAGGCGAAGTTTGATTACGATGCGAATTATATCTATTGCTATTTCGAAGTGAAATCAACAAAGGCAGCGAATGATATTTTTGATATCTACCTGGATTCAGATAATAATCCTGGTGTTGGTTATGCCACAGGCACCTTCCTGGATGCGGGTATGGATGTACTGATAGAAGGAACCCTGTTGGATCCTTCGACTGTGCCACCTGCTATGTACAACTATGCGGGTACCAATAATTCATGGAACTGGAATGATTCAGGTGCATCAGAATTCTATTTGATAGGCAGCACCCAGCAGGATGGTACTACCCTGAAATATGAGATGCGTTTTTCAAGAAATAAAATCAAAAACCTGCCTGCATCTACAGGATTCAGAATAGGTATACAGGCGTCTAAGAATGACTGGTCTGTAACTTATGGCTCACTGCCTGGATCCGGCGTAGCTGCTTACCAGGTTGTATTTGAATAA